One window of Paenibacillus sp. JQZ6Y-1 genomic DNA carries:
- a CDS encoding aldo/keto reductase: MEYVKLGRTGLEVSRLCLGCMSYGVPERGTHPWTMDEEESRPFIRQALEMGINFFDTANVYSDGTSEEIVGRALKDYAHRDDVVIATKVHGKMRPGPNGGGLSRKVILSEIDNSLRRLGTDYVDLYQIHRWDPLTPIEETLEALNDVVRAGKARYIGASSMYAWQFMKALDISKRNGWASFVSMQNHVNLLYREEEREMLPLCREEGIGVIPWSPLARGRLTRDWNEETSRSESDAFGKTLYNAFEDADRQVVERVADIAKERGVPRAQIALAWVIQKHPVTAPIIGATKLNHLEDAVAALDIHLTPEEIARLEEPYVPHPVSGF; this comes from the coding sequence ATGGAATATGTAAAATTAGGACGTACCGGACTAGAAGTATCACGGCTCTGTCTTGGATGTATGAGTTACGGCGTACCGGAGCGCGGTACACATCCGTGGACGATGGACGAAGAGGAAAGTCGCCCCTTTATCCGGCAAGCGCTGGAAATGGGGATTAACTTCTTCGATACTGCCAATGTCTACTCCGATGGAACGAGCGAGGAGATTGTTGGTCGTGCGCTCAAGGATTATGCGCACCGTGACGATGTAGTAATCGCGACCAAGGTACATGGCAAAATGCGTCCGGGTCCTAACGGCGGCGGACTATCGCGCAAAGTGATTTTGAGTGAGATCGATAACAGTCTGCGTCGTCTAGGTACTGACTATGTGGACCTATATCAGATTCATCGCTGGGACCCGCTCACACCGATTGAAGAAACGCTAGAAGCACTGAACGATGTCGTTCGTGCTGGGAAAGCACGTTATATCGGAGCTTCCTCCATGTACGCATGGCAATTTATGAAGGCATTGGACATTTCCAAACGAAACGGCTGGGCGAGCTTTGTCTCCATGCAGAACCATGTGAATCTGCTGTATCGTGAAGAGGAACGTGAGATGCTGCCGCTATGCCGCGAGGAAGGCATAGGCGTCATTCCGTGGAGCCCACTCGCACGCGGTCGTCTGACTCGTGACTGGAATGAGGAAACATCGCGCTCGGAGAGCGATGCTTTTGGAAAAACGTTATATAACGCGTTTGAGGATGCGGACCGCCAAGTGGTAGAGCGGGTCGCTGACATTGCCAAAGAACGCGGTGTACCACGTGCGCAGATTGCTCTGGCATGGGTCATTCAGAAGCATCCAGTGACCGCGCCAATTATTGGAGCGACCAAGCTGAATCATCTGGAAGATGCTGTCGCAGCACTGGATATTCATTTGACACCAGAAGAGATCGCCCGCCTAGAAGAACCATATGTACCGCATCCAGTGAGCGGATTCTAA
- a CDS encoding GGDEF domain-containing protein: MKSSSPVFAHLEHINQQHQWIRNFLSTYWFVVFIHFIAQLGSFLFLDYGTTPYHFYVHILVVPTLCMIAMILWAEWIQRKKQAHSYYALFLTSTFITWMIIYLNYDIRIITALCLMPIFSAVIFFKRRLLWIPSILQIVAFAALYLADPHFRTFLTAFDVVSIPAFIMGGTYIAHVIVASGSEILNNLHQTMQSKQELIVRNAIMSKISKTDGLTNLYNQVSFKDYYDTAYDYASQGVMLHLALLDIDNFKQINDTYGHRVGDMVLGIVAQVIQQYISSSDIAARYGGEEFALLIFDKSFEEAYELVESIRSHLAGLRWKELDNQTVTVSVGLHSCEPGLSKEQLFEQVDQYLYQAKRNGKNRTVTAGSIHSIA, encoded by the coding sequence ATGAAATCCTCAAGCCCTGTCTTTGCGCATCTTGAACATATTAATCAGCAACATCAGTGGATTCGTAACTTTCTCAGTACATACTGGTTTGTCGTCTTCATTCATTTTATTGCCCAGCTGGGTTCTTTTTTATTTTTGGACTATGGGACAACTCCATACCACTTTTATGTTCACATTCTAGTTGTTCCGACGCTCTGTATGATCGCCATGATACTCTGGGCTGAATGGATTCAGCGGAAGAAGCAGGCTCATTCGTATTATGCACTGTTTCTGACTAGCACCTTCATTACCTGGATGATCATCTATCTCAACTACGACATACGCATCATTACCGCCCTCTGTCTGATGCCTATCTTCTCGGCAGTCATCTTTTTCAAACGACGATTGCTGTGGATTCCTTCCATTCTTCAGATTGTGGCATTTGCAGCACTGTATCTGGCCGATCCCCATTTCCGAACCTTTTTGACCGCATTTGACGTTGTTTCTATTCCTGCCTTCATTATGGGAGGCACTTATATTGCACATGTGATTGTAGCGAGCGGCAGCGAGATTTTGAACAATCTCCATCAGACGATGCAATCCAAGCAAGAGCTGATTGTCCGTAATGCCATTATGAGCAAAATCTCCAAAACCGACGGATTAACCAATCTCTATAATCAAGTATCGTTCAAAGATTACTATGATACCGCCTACGATTATGCGAGTCAGGGTGTCATGTTGCATCTGGCACTACTGGATATCGATAATTTCAAACAAATTAACGATACATATGGTCACCGAGTAGGCGATATGGTGCTTGGTATTGTGGCACAGGTGATTCAGCAGTATATCTCATCCAGCGACATCGCAGCACGCTACGGTGGCGAGGAATTTGCACTGTTGATCTTTGATAAAAGCTTTGAGGAAGCGTATGAGTTGGTGGAAAGTATTCGCAGCCATCTGGCAGGGCTACGATGGAAAGAGCTGGACAACCAGACGGTTACAGTCAGCGTCGGTCTGCACAGCTGCGAGCCGGGATTGAGCAAGGAGCAGTTGTTTGAACAGGTTGATCAATATCTGTATCAAGCGAAACGCAACGGCAAAAATCGCACGGTCACCGCGGGCAGCATTCATAGCATTGCCTGA